The following are encoded in a window of Arthrobacter sp. OAP107 genomic DNA:
- a CDS encoding LacI family DNA-binding transcriptional regulator — translation MRDVAKLADVSIATVSFVINDTKPVAPATRARVEEAMLQLGYRRNALGRALASKRTRIIALLYPALQRRLSETAVKFFTSATQTAKDLGYNLVLWPISNDAEQVEELISSGFIDGVLLMEVQLDDARVERLQGSTLPFALIGRTRHPEDLPYVDVDFENSMIEAVSYLEGLGHRRLCFVDSGGAEHALNGYGPVVRSRAAFAAEVDRRGLESVHISCEESPISGQGAAERLLRTAPDTTAVILMNDNASFGFINGLDKHGIDVPGDMSVLLIGSTPDVAATTDPRLTVLTLPSTELGRMGVETLVDQLEEPGGPMRQAVVICRFEEGQSTGPAGKKRSTAAS, via the coding sequence ATGAGAGACGTTGCGAAGCTGGCGGACGTCTCGATCGCCACGGTGTCGTTCGTTATCAACGACACGAAGCCGGTTGCTCCCGCCACCCGGGCCCGGGTTGAGGAGGCCATGCTGCAGCTCGGCTACCGCCGGAACGCCCTCGGCCGCGCGCTGGCCAGCAAGCGCACCCGGATCATTGCCCTGCTATACCCGGCGCTGCAGCGGAGGCTCAGCGAGACCGCCGTGAAGTTCTTCACCAGCGCCACGCAGACGGCGAAGGACCTCGGCTACAACCTGGTGCTGTGGCCCATCAGCAACGACGCCGAACAGGTTGAGGAGCTCATTTCCAGCGGCTTCATCGACGGCGTTCTGCTCATGGAGGTGCAGCTGGACGATGCACGCGTGGAGCGGCTACAGGGATCCACGCTGCCGTTCGCACTGATCGGACGGACGCGGCATCCGGAAGACCTGCCGTACGTGGACGTCGACTTCGAGAATTCTATGATCGAGGCCGTCTCCTATCTGGAAGGACTGGGCCACCGCCGGCTCTGCTTCGTTGACAGCGGCGGGGCCGAGCATGCCCTGAACGGTTACGGCCCCGTCGTGCGCAGCCGGGCGGCCTTCGCCGCGGAAGTGGACCGCCGAGGGCTGGAATCGGTCCACATCTCGTGCGAGGAATCGCCGATCTCCGGTCAGGGAGCTGCTGAAAGGCTGCTCAGGACCGCCCCGGACACGACGGCCGTGATCCTCATGAACGACAACGCGTCCTTCGGCTTCATCAACGGCCTGGACAAGCACGGCATCGACGTTCCCGGCGACATGTCAGTCCTGCTGATCGGCTCGACGCCCGATGTGGCGGCCACGACGGATCCGCGGCTGACTGTCCTCACCCTGCCCAGCACCGAGCTGGGACGGATGGGTGTGGAGACGCTGGTGGATCAGCTCGAGGAACCGGGCGGTCCCATGCGCCAAGCCGTCGTGATCTGCCGTTTCGAGGAAGGGCAGTCAACGGGGCCGGCAGGGAAGAAGCGGTCGACGGCGGCCAGTTGA